In Paludibaculum fermentans, the genomic stretch TGTTGCTGAAGGGGACCGTAAGTCCCTGGAATGCGAAGACATTGCGCGCGAGCGCGGGATCGTTGTTCCGGGTGCCGTTCCTGGAGGGCGTGGCGCCCGACCTGGCCCGGAAAGCCGTGGCCCAGCACAAGATGGAGGTGTTTGTGGCGGTGCCGCGCGCGTCGCTCAGCCTGAAGGATGCGGCGCTGGATGGGCGCTGCGCGCTGGTCATTGGAAGTGAAGGGCGCGGTGTGAGCAAAGAGATGGAAGGGGCGGGGTTGAGCCTGCACATTCCTACTACGGGCGTAGAAAGCCTGAATGCGGCGATGGCGGCGGGGATCCTGTTGTATGAGGCCTGGCGCCAAAGGACGGTAAAGTGAGCCTGTTTGACGCGGCTCCGGGCCTGCAGGACAACGCGCCGCGGCCCTTGGCGGAGCGGATGCGGCCGGAGACCCTGGACGGCTATGTCGGCCAGGAGCACATCCTGGGTCCGGGCAAGCCGCTGCGCGTGCAGATCGAGAAGGACCGGCTGACGTCGATTATCCTGTGGGGCCCGCCGGGCGTCGGGAAGACGACGCTGGCGAGCCTGGTTGCGCGGCAAACGAAGTGCGCGTTCATCCCGTTCAGCGCCGTGCTGAGCGGAATCAAAGAGATCAAGGGCGTCATGGTGGAGGCGGAGCGGAACCGGCGGCAGGGGCTGCGCACGGTACTGTTCGTCGATGAGATCCACCGGTTCAACAAGGCGCAGCAGGACGCGTTCCTGCCGTATGTGGAGCGCGGCGACATCATCCTCATCGGCGCGACGACGGAAAACCCCTCGTTTGAGGTCATCTCGGCGCTGTTGTCGCGGTCAAAAGTGTACGCACTGCGCGCTTTGACTTTAGAGGAGTTAGTACTACTACTGCGGCGGGCGCTGCCGGTGGTGGGCATTGAGGCGGAAGACGACCTGCTGGAGCAGATCGGGGCGTATGCCGGCGGCGATGCCCGGACGGCCTACAACATCCTGGAAATTGCGGCGGCGGCGAGTGAGAGCGGCAAGCTGGAACGGCAGGCGGTGGAGGATGCCGTGGAGCGCAAGATGCTGCTCTACGACAAGGGCGGGGAAGAGCACTTCAACCTCGTATCGGCGCTCCACAAGAGTGTGCGGTCGTCGGATCCAGATGCGGCGTTGTACTGGCTGGCGCGTATGCTGGAGGCGGGCGAGGATCGGATGTACCTGGCGCGGCGCCTGGTGCGGATGGCGGTGGAGGATGTGGGGCTGGCGGATCCGCGCGCGGCGGAGCAGGCCATCGCCTGCATGCAAACCGTTCATTTCCTGGGTGTTCCGGAAGGAGACCAGGCGTTGGCCCAGGCCGCGGTCTATCTGGCCGTTGCGCCCAAATCCGATGCCGGATACCGGGCCTTGAACGCGGCCCGCGAGTTTGTGCGGAACAATGCCGCATTTCCGGTACCGATGCACTTGCGCAACGCGCCGACCCGGGCCATGAAAGAGTGGGGCTATTCGAAGGGGTATGAGCACGCGCACGCCAACGCAGCCGGACTGACCGGGATGGACTGCCTGCCGGACGGCATGGAAGGCATTAAATTCTATGAACCTTCGGCCCGCGGAACCGAGGCTCGCATTAAGGATCGCTTAGAAGAGATCAGAAAATGGGTCGCTGAACAGCGTTCTAGCGAGCCGGACGCTTCCAAGCCGTGAGGGTGATCTCGATTTTGGCGGTACCAACCAACTTGGCTACCCCAACTGTAGTACGGGCTGGACGCGGCTCAGGGAAGTACTTCGTGTAGACCGCGTTCATACGTGAAAAGAGTTCCATGTCGGTGAGGTAGACCTGGGCGGAGACAACGTCTTCTATGGTGTAGCCGCCTTTTTTGAGGATTTCGTTGGCTGCGTCGAGGGCCGCTTTTACTTCATCTTCAAAGTTTTCAGGGATTTTGCCGTCCTTGGTGCGGCCCACCTGACCGGAGCAGTAGAGGGTGTCGCCGGCGCGGATTCCGGGGGAGAACGGGCCCGAGGCCGAGGCGCCATCCGGTACTACGGCGACCTTGTCGGCGCCCGAAAGGACCAGGGACCCGGAGAGGGCTAGTACACAAAGAATGAGGGAACGCATACGGAAGATGATACCCGACTGTCACATGGAGTGATGGTACCGGCGTACCCCCCTCAATTAAAACCAACACCCCATTGAACTTAGGTAGCGGTTCGAGCAACTATGCAGTGTGGGCTTTAGCCATGAACTTTATCGGATCAGAACCAATCATCCCCGGTAAGAGGGGCAAGACGGATCGCAGGGCGTCGGACCGCTTTCCCATTGAACGCGAGCTAAGATTCAAACTCATCAGCAAGAGGCTTGGTGATGAGGCCGGTGCGGGAACCACCGTTAACTTAAGTAGCGGCGGCGTGCTCTTTCAGACAGAGAAGGCGCTGATTCCAGGGAAGCGACTGGAGATGGCTATCAGTTGGCCTGCCCAATTGGACAACAAGTGCGCCCTGAAACTGGTGGCGCGCGGCCGGATCGTACGATGCGAAAAAGGCATGGCGGCCGTCGAGATCCAGCAATATGAATTTCGGACCGTAGGGGTCCACGGACTGGCTGTTTGAACTTCGTTTGATTCTCCTCACTCTCCTCTCTCAATGGCCCCGGGTATGTTCCGGGGCCATTTGTTATTGACCTCGCATTCTCAGTGCGCGCCTGCCTGCCAAGTCCCTCCGCATCCCAAGCAAGCCACCATATTCGACTTGTTCCAGGCCGTAGCGTCGTGCGGCTTCGGCCCGACATGCCCTGCTGATTCTGTTGATCTTTGGATAGCCACCCGCGAGGATGTGGCGTTCAAAGGATTGAAAATAAAGTTCTTAGCTTGCGGCAAGAGGGCCAAAGCAACGTGAATCGACTCGATTAGCTATTTAGATTGACACTTATTGAATCTCGACCGTAAACTTTGTAACACGCTGATTGTCCATCGTTGAGCAGGGGTTACCCAGGCCGGATCGATTCGCACAAGTGCTTGGGGACGTGTATGTGCCGAAGCGATGGGCAGAGACTGAATCGCTAAGCAGGGAGATTCAATGCAACCATCGTTTTCCGGGCTCGTCCGGGGCCAGTTTCTCGTACTGGCACTGATTGCCGCCTGTGGATTTGCTGCGTTTGGGCAGGATGCCACGGGTCGTGTCGTGGGTGTCGTAACAGACGAGAGCGGCGCTGTCGTTCCAGAGGTAAAGATCACTGTTACAAATTCAAACACTGGTGTGGCCAAATCAACGGTTACGGGGCCGGATGGTGTTTATCAGGTGGTTCTGCTGCCGGTTGGGTCCTACACTGTTACGGCCGAGAAGCCGGGGTTCCGCAAGACCGTGACGGAGACGCAACCGCTCTCCATCAATCAGTCGTTGCGGTTCGACCTGAAGCTGGAGGTTGGACAGACGACGGAGACGGTGCAGGTGGAGGCGACGGCGTCAGGCGTGGAAACGGTGAACTCGACGTTGTCGCAGACGGTAACGGGTTCGCAGATTACGGCTATGCCTTTGAACGGCCGGAATGTGTTGGACCTGGCGTTGCTGCAGCCTGGGGTGACGCCCTCGTCGCCCGGTTCGGCCGGCTCGCTGGGTTTCAATATCTCGGGCGGGCGGCGCGATTCCGTCACCTTCATTCTGGACGGCGGGACGAACAACAACCTGTTGGACAACGGGGTGGTGCTGAATCCCAACCCTGATGCGATCGCCGAGTTCAGGATTCTCACCAGCAACTATGCGGCGGAGTATGGCCGCAATGCGGGCGGCATCGTCAGCGTGGTGACCAAATCGGGCTCCAATCAGTTCCACGGCAGCGCGTACGACTATTTGCGCAACGATGCGCTGAATTCGAATCTCTACTTCAATAATGCGGCGGGCGTGCCGCGGCCGGTTTTGAAGCGCAATCAGTATGGCGCCACATTGGGGGGCCCCGCGATCAAGGAGAAACTGTACTTCTTCTTCTCTTATCAAGGGCAGAAGCAGACACAGCAGCAGGCGATCAGCAGTGTACAGGTCTTCACGCCGGCGGAACTGACTGGGGATTTTTCGAAGTCCAATGCCGCGCGCAATGGGCCGGACTCAGCGGTGGTCAGCTTCCTGGGGCAGTTTCCCTATTTCCAGCCGAATCCAGCCTTGCGGTCGCAAGGCATCATCGACCCGACGCGCATTGATCCGGTATCGCAGAAGTACATCAAAGCCGGGCTGCTGCCGACCTCGGCCTCGGGTCAATTACTGCCGCAAGGCGGACAGAAGGCGGATTACAACGAATACACTCCCAAGATCGATTGGGTACCTGACTCCAAGGACCGTTTATCCGTCACGTTGGGCATCAACAAGGCGCCGAGCCTGCTTCCGTTCTCCGGCGTGAACGTGCCGGGATATCCAGTGAACAGCGACCGGACGCGCAAATTCGCCAGCATCGACTATGTCCGGACGTTCTCCGGATCGCTGATCAACGATCTGCGGTTCAGTGCGCAACGCAATGACGGCAAGCAGGCATTTCCGGCCACCAAACTTCCAACGGCCAAAGAGCTGGGTGTCGGAATCACGCCGGACGAATCGACGGGGCCGCCCATTCTGAGCTTCAACACCGGTATGAGCGCCGGGTTTAGCCCCCAGGGGCCCACGCGGCTGGTGGACAACACCTATATCCTGCAGGACACCGTTACGTGGATCAAGGGCCGCCACACATTCAAAGGCGGCTTCTACACCAGCGCCTACCAGAACAACACGGTTTACGACTTCTACGTCAACGGCGCGCTGTACTTCTACGGCTCAGACACGAGCGTGGGGTCGGGCAACGACTTTGCCGACTTCCTGATGGGGTTGCCGGACGAGCTACTACAGTTCCCTTCGGCGCCGTCCAATATCCGGTCGAAGCACTATTCGGGATTCTTCCAGGATGAGTGGCGAGTGAAGTCGAATCTGACGCTGACGCTGGGCGGGCGGTATGAGTACTCCCAGCCGAAGCGGGATACCCGGGGGCGGAGCTTCGCGCTGGCCCTGGGCAAGCAGTCGACCGTTTTCACGAATGCGCCGAAGGGTCTGTTGTTCCCCGGCGATCCTGGCGCGCCCGACGGAGCCAATTTCCCTGACCGGAACGATTTCGCGCCGCGCTTTGGCTTTGCGTATTCGCCGGGCAAGAGCGGCAAGACTAGCATCCGCGGCGGGTTTGGTGTGTTCTTCGATGTTCTGAAAGCAGAGGACAACCTGCAGTTCAACGGGCAGGCTCCGTTCTTCGGCTTCGCCGATCTGATCTTCGATCCGATGAGCGGTAATCCGACAGGACCCGCCACCTATTTGAGCGATCCCTTTGGTACCGCCGGCCAGCCGAATCCGTTCCCATCCAAGACACCGGCCAAGACCCTGGATTTCGATGCCGCCGGCTTCCTGCCGTTTGGCGGAGGCGGTGTGTACTTCGTGAATCCGAACCTGCGGACGCCTTATGTGATGCAGTACAACCTGAGCGTCCAGCGGGAGGTTGCGCACGACCTGGTGCTGGATGTGGCGTATGTGGGCAGCCAGAGCCGCAAGCTGACCGGGCTCTACGACAACAACCCGTTCATCCTCGGGACGAACAACCGCATGTTCAATGCGCAG encodes the following:
- a CDS encoding replication-associated recombination protein A; the encoded protein is MSLFDAAPGLQDNAPRPLAERMRPETLDGYVGQEHILGPGKPLRVQIEKDRLTSIILWGPPGVGKTTLASLVARQTKCAFIPFSAVLSGIKEIKGVMVEAERNRRQGLRTVLFVDEIHRFNKAQQDAFLPYVERGDIILIGATTENPSFEVISALLSRSKVYALRALTLEELVLLLRRALPVVGIEAEDDLLEQIGAYAGGDARTAYNILEIAAAASESGKLERQAVEDAVERKMLLYDKGGEEHFNLVSALHKSVRSSDPDAALYWLARMLEAGEDRMYLARRLVRMAVEDVGLADPRAAEQAIACMQTVHFLGVPEGDQALAQAAVYLAVAPKSDAGYRALNAAREFVRNNAAFPVPMHLRNAPTRAMKEWGYSKGYEHAHANAAGLTGMDCLPDGMEGIKFYEPSARGTEARIKDRLEEIRKWVAEQRSSEPDASKP
- a CDS encoding RidA family protein codes for the protein MRSLILCVLALSGSLVLSGADKVAVVPDGASASGPFSPGIRAGDTLYCSGQVGRTKDGKIPENFEDEVKAALDAANEILKKGGYTIEDVVSAQVYLTDMELFSRMNAVYTKYFPEPRPARTTVGVAKLVGTAKIEITLTAWKRPAR
- a CDS encoding PilZ domain-containing protein; its protein translation is MNFIGSEPIIPGKRGKTDRRASDRFPIERELRFKLISKRLGDEAGAGTTVNLSSGGVLFQTEKALIPGKRLEMAISWPAQLDNKCALKLVARGRIVRCEKGMAAVEIQQYEFRTVGVHGLAV
- a CDS encoding TonB-dependent receptor, which gives rise to MQPSFSGLVRGQFLVLALIAACGFAAFGQDATGRVVGVVTDESGAVVPEVKITVTNSNTGVAKSTVTGPDGVYQVVLLPVGSYTVTAEKPGFRKTVTETQPLSINQSLRFDLKLEVGQTTETVQVEATASGVETVNSTLSQTVTGSQITAMPLNGRNVLDLALLQPGVTPSSPGSAGSLGFNISGGRRDSVTFILDGGTNNNLLDNGVVLNPNPDAIAEFRILTSNYAAEYGRNAGGIVSVVTKSGSNQFHGSAYDYLRNDALNSNLYFNNAAGVPRPVLKRNQYGATLGGPAIKEKLYFFFSYQGQKQTQQQAISSVQVFTPAELTGDFSKSNAARNGPDSAVVSFLGQFPYFQPNPALRSQGIIDPTRIDPVSQKYIKAGLLPTSASGQLLPQGGQKADYNEYTPKIDWVPDSKDRLSVTLGINKAPSLLPFSGVNVPGYPVNSDRTRKFASIDYVRTFSGSLINDLRFSAQRNDGKQAFPATKLPTAKELGVGITPDESTGPPILSFNTGMSAGFSPQGPTRLVDNTYILQDTVTWIKGRHTFKGGFYTSAYQNNTVYDFYVNGALYFYGSDTSVGSGNDFADFLMGLPDELLQFPSAPSNIRSKHYSGFFQDEWRVKSNLTLTLGGRYEYSQPKRDTRGRSFALALGKQSTVFTNAPKGLLFPGDPGAPDGANFPDRNDFAPRFGFAYSPGKSGKTSIRGGFGVFFDVLKAEDNLQFNGQAPFFGFADLIFDPMSGNPTGPATYLSDPFGTAGQPNPFPSKTPAKTLDFDAAGFLPFGGGGVYFVNPNLRTPYVMQYNLSVQREVAHDLVLDVAYVGSQSRKLTGLYDNNPFILGTNNRMFNAQAGVPSYAFSYLDQFDNIGNAHYNSMQLGLNSRARDVRYLGHIDFLQFSYTWQKSIDNVTGFRESSSRVPYYNRNQFVAVSDFDLTHNIKVSGSWELPIAKLNMPKAIVGGWRLLPLFSWRTGFPLDVRSPLTRSRTRPGPSGVGDSNLVRADLVKAGVATYDPHATQTIAGRSGSFYFDTTAFSSARYTASNWDPVNNPAQRTYGTLGRNAFRGLGATNLDLALAKEFPVWRERVITEFRLEAFNVFNHTQFGTPSTNIASSQFGMVSSTLDPRIVQLALRVRF